Proteins encoded together in one bacterium window:
- a CDS encoding MFS transporter, whose protein sequence is MLIPILPSFAVKELGVDEAAIGIAIAAYSFIQFLFNPILGKYSDKHGRKPVIVACLFINAIGYVIFAFTHSYIMLLFSRIIAGIGGSSIAVAQAYIADVTTKETRSKGMGLIGSAGLGFVLVRSSVVFPRRIWLYDHWFGCCGFSIAAFIVTMIFLPESLKKSEDDRSNQFSREENC, encoded by the coding sequence ATTCTAATACCAATTTTACCATCATTTGCAGTTAAAGAACTCGGAGTTGATGAAGCAGCAATTGGAATTGCGATTGCAGCATATTCGTTTATTCAATTCTTGTTCAATCCCATATTAGGAAAATATTCTGACAAGCACGGAAGAAAACCGGTAATCGTAGCTTGTCTTTTTATTAACGCTATTGGCTACGTGATTTTTGCTTTCACTCACTCATACATTATGCTTCTTTTCAGCAGAATAATAGCCGGTATTGGTGGAAGCAGTATCGCTGTTGCACAGGCATACATCGCAGATGTTACAACAAAAGAAACACGATCTAAGGGAATGGGACTGATCGGTTCAGCTGGTTTGGGATTTGTTTTGGTCCGCTCATCGGTGGTTTTCCCTCGCCGAATATGGTTATATGATCACTGGTTTGGTTGTTGTGGATTTTCAATAGCTGCTTTTATTGTTACGATGATATTTCTACCAGAGTCATTGAAGAAGAGCGAAGACGACAGATCGAATCAATTCTCACGAGAAGAAAATTGTTAG